In Vulpes lagopus strain Blue_001 chromosome 15, ASM1834538v1, whole genome shotgun sequence, the sequence ACTGACATCAAAAACGGAACATGTATGACAGAAGCCCGCATGGGAACTCTGGTGTATGAATCATAGAGAATGCATATCAGGCAGCATTTGCCAGCCTGGTGATGGGACTGGCTCATGCCTGGGGAGTAATTCCATCATAGTGAATGACCTAGGAGGCATCCCAGGATTGGAATGTGAAGTGAAAATTCCTTTACCTCAGGATAATGGCTACATTTCCCACTGGATACAGAGTAGATAGAATGAATCTCTGGGTGCTGTTGACTGCCTTACTGCTGCCAGGGGAGGTGAGCTTCCTTCAGAATGGAACCTGCTCTAGGAATGTGCAGTGAGAAGTAGACCAAGGTAACCTGCATTCAGTCACACCGTCCAGTTTGGGACAGAGCCAAGTCTGCAGAGTGTTTCATCTCTTCACTCTGTGGGGAGTGAGCCCAATTGTCTCCTTGATTGTTCACTCCAGTGTAAGTGGATCCCTGAAtctcttggttttcatttatatCCAATGAGATTTACtgtattatgtttattttgtagaGAGAGTTATAGAATCAGTGAAAAGTAGTTCAGATTACTTGATTTATAGCTTAAAAGTTCTTTCAATTTAATCaattgtaatgattttttttcacaattttcagTGACTATATTTCTTCTACAAATGATCAAAAATTCCTTGATGATAGAATGAGCATTTAGTTTTCTACAACTACGCTTCACTCTGCTTGCCTTAACTAGTTTCCCACCATCGCCCAAACTGTGCATTCCACCCAGTCGTCCTCACCAGCCTTTGCTTAAGCTCTCACACCATCAATCTCTTCTTTCCAGTTTACAAGTGTTAGTCAGCCTCCGTTTTCACCTCCTTTGGAGACATCATGCTGAACTGAGTCTCTTGTGTGAAGAGGCATTTATTCCCCATAGGAATAGGAAGGAGCAATGCTCCAGGTGTGTGCTCTTGAGGGTTTTCACCTGAGGCGCCAAGGGCAAGCCCCTTTAGTCATCATGCAAAAATATGAGAGAGTGTTTATGAAGTGATTCCAAGTCCTCCAGGGAGGGATTCTACAGGGCATATGATTCCATGTCATATAATGTTCTAGAATCAAAGCCCTGAAGCACAGAGTTGTATTTATGAGAAGATGGCTTTTGAGTAGAGGTAAAACTTTGACAATATAGCAAGACATTTAAAGAGACAGAGTCAATAGGTAAGAAAGGGAGGattctgctgtgtgtgtgttggtgggctTTCCACTTATGGTTCATCTCCAGCTGATCATTGGAGATGCTGTTGAAGTGATGTCTCTGTGCTCAGGATCCCTAGACACAGCTGACACACCGGAATCAGTAGACTCCTTGGTTTTGATGCTGGTTAATTccgttttctcttctttttggagAAAAGTTTGGGCAATAATTAGGGGTATAAGTACTTGGCAGACATTAATCGTCAAGTCTTAGAATTTTGCAGCTGGAAGGGAACTGAAAAATAAGTGCAACTTCTACCTCTTCAACTGGTAGGATGAAAACTATTAGGGAGCGCTCTGCTATGCCTCAATATTCTTTTCCAGAGTTCTCCCAGTCGGCACTGGGGTCTCTAAGTTCCAGAGAAAGGGTGCAGCAACTGCAGTCAGTGGCCCATTACCAgtcatgaatttttttccccataagatGCTTATTATCCATTCTACAAAGCTTTTCTATTTTACTTACATTATAttctaaattttccaaatttatccACTTTAAACTTTTGTAactaaatatactttatttttttctctcattagaAATGAATTTTAGGTGTTTGATCCTATgactatattttattaatttcaggtcACTTTTTGAGATGCAACATATAATTAGTATGGCTAgtattgacatataatttttacGGGTGATATGgtcaaattcagaaataaatcaacTTGCCTTCCACTGTGTGCTAATGTCCTACTGGTCTTTACTCAAGATGGCATGAGCTGTTTCCTTCTGTTCTGCTGGCTTCCTCATCTCCCACAGTGTATTTctgctggctttctttttctgctgGCTTTCAAAACATCACACAAAGGCCAGTAGGTCTCCATTGTAATGCTAGGGTGTCATGAAATACCTTTGACCTGAGCAAGTCATCCCCCTTCAACTTCCTGTACCTTCCACTGGTGACATGCTATGATTGTGCTTGTTCACACACACTCCCTCCTCATTCAGAAGTATTGAATCCCTCGCAGAAACCTCTCATAGCCCCTTGTTATTACCTCTGCTTGCCAGCAATGTGGTGTGTTGgtttcactcttctttttaatattctattccTAGATGCCATAGTGGacttcctcatttttaatttccattactCATCAAACATTGGTTTAGTATCATTTATGGGCCACGACTGTTGAAGACATTGTGAGTATAGCaaagatcaaaacaaaatctTGGATTTCTGGAGTTTATATTTAGCAAGGGAATTagactttatgtatatataatatgcaaatattatcAATATGTAATATctacatatgtgtacatgtaaAATGTAACCTCCTCACTAAAATATGTCAGTTACTGATAGGTGAGAAAAACAGCCAAGATAGAAGAGATAGGAATTTGAGAACTGAGGTAAGAGTGGAATGCTGTTTTGTGTAATGTTTTGAGCTCTCTGTGGAGTGTGAAGCCAATCTGTCCCTGAGGTACCTGAGCCTAGAACATTGTAAGTGCtaaaacagtatttattgaataattgacGATTAAATCAATTTCTTGATGAGCAGGGcagtaggagagagaaaaagagagacaaagacaggagacagaaagaaaatgtttaaatcacAGTCACAGAGTGATCACAACTGTATGATTCCTAAATCATTATGGTCACAAAGATTAGCCTTAGAGAACTGACTCTTAAAATTTCCCATGCAGGCCACAGTGCCCGAATGGCTctcttggttaagtgtctgactcttgattttggctctgatcgtgatctccaggtggtgagattgagccccaccttgggctctgtactgggcacagagcttgcataagattctctctttccctctctttctgcccttctctaTCCCCTACtcactctctgtctttccctcttcaaaaaaaaaaaaaaaaaaaaaaagcttttcataCAGGCCGATCTCAATAGAATTGTCTACGAGCAGTCTTTGCAAAAATCAGTAAGCCTAAAGGCATTCACACAATTACAGATCACCTAAGATAAGTACATCAAACCCCTTAGTCTGTCCCTGCCAGACTGTATATTCAAGCATTACACACAGGCATTTTGAACATGATGAATATTTATCGTAAGTCAACTGCGATATAACTTTGAATTATTAGAgggtttaaataatttttgtgtgtatcttttctcatttgtctACTTATAATACtttaacttttgtattttaaattttctacttcaataaaattggaaaaaaaagagatgattctGATAGCCATGACGTAGGAATGGAAtctcaactataaaatattgatgttgTTTTAAGGCTATACTTAATTTGCAAGCTATATACTGTACAGGTTATAAAagtattttgataatattttatgcttttctgaTGAAACTTCTGAGCCAGCCCTCTTcacttcctccttttttaaattttttaatttaattttatttattttactttttttcacctcctcctttttatttgatgtttattAATCCAAGAGATTGGTCATTTCTAACATTGCCACACTGAATTTAGTCAGGATGTGTTCCTTTTTATATCTTCTGCCATTAATACCTGGTGTGAATCGCAGACACAGACTGTTAGCTATTGGACTGTGACTTCATCATTTGTATTCAATGTTCATAAAAACGATATGCTCTCCACCACTGGAATGAAAAGGCAAAATCAAAGCTCTGTGGTTGAATTCATCCTCTTGGGCTTTTCTAACTTTCCTGAACTCCAAGAGCAGCTCTTTGGGGTTTTCCTGGCTGtttacctggtgactctgatggGAAATGCCATCATTATAATCATCATCTGCTTCGAACAGAGACTCCACGTGCCCATGTACCTGTTTCTCCAGAACCTGTCTGTGGTGGACGTGAGTTTCAGCGCAGTCATTATGCCTGAAATGCTGGTGGTCCTCACCAGGGAGAAAACGTCCATTTCATTTATGAGCTGTTTTGCACAGATgtatttcatccttttctttggTGGCACTGAATGTTTTCTCCTGGGGACGATGGCTTATGACCGATTTGCTGCAATCTGTCACCCTCTGAGCTACCCAATGATTATGAACAAAAGGGTTTTCATGAAATTAGTAATGTTCTcatgggtctccgggatcatggtGGCTACTGTGCAGACCACATgggttttcagttttcctttttgtggCCCCAACGAAATCAATCATCTCTTCTGTGAGACTCCCCCAGTGCTAGAACTTGCATGTGCAGACACGTTTCTGTTTGAAATCTATGCATTCACTGGCACCATTTTGATTGTCATGGTTCCTTTTGTGTTGATACTCTTGTCATACATTCGGATTCTCTTTGCCATCCTGAGGATGCCATCAGCCACTGGGAGGCAAAAGGCCTTTTCCACTTGTGCCTCCCATCTGACGTCTGTGACCCTCTTCTATGGCACAGCCAGTATGACTTATTTACAACCCAAATCTGCCTACTCCCCAGAAACCAAGAAGCTGATGTCATTGTCTTACTCACTTCTTACACCTCTGCTGAATCCACTGATCTACAGCTTCAGAAATAGTGAGATGAAAAGAGCTTTGATGAAACTATGGCGAAGAAGAGTGGATATACATGCATTCTGATTGTGCTGAGAAGCCATATGGTCACTACCTGACTGAACTCtacttaaattttatatgtgGCCAAACATTCTATATTCCTTGGTATGAACacgttttttatttttccatgttcaataataagaatttctatttttcaacaGTTTAGTGttaattttaatacaatatataataaaacagtTTATCTGTTCCTCTAGTATGATAATCAGCCCATTATGGATTACGTCATTAAAATGAGGTTCAATAACCTAGAGTCCCTATATCGTGTGTACTGATTCTTTATTTCTGATGGCAATCTTCACAGTAATTCCATTGGGGCAAAAAGTTTGTGTCACATTAAGATGACAGTAACATTCTTTATAAAACTGTTACTGAATTACAGCCAGATACAAGGGCTCCATCTGAGATGTAAAAACGTAGACTCTCAGGTCCCACCCAAGACTTAATGAATTAAAATCTGCTATTTAAAAtgatcccggggatccctgggtggcgcagcggtttggcgcctgcctttggcccagggcgcgatcctggagacccaggatcgaatcccccgtcgggctcccggtgcatggagcctgcttctccctctgcctgtgtctctgcctctctctctctctctctgtgactatcatgaataaataaaatctttaaaaaaaaaaaaaatttaaaatgatcccGAAGTGACTTAGATGCACTTTAATGTGGAGAAGCATTGGTGTATAGCGTAGCT encodes:
- the LOC121475923 gene encoding olfactory receptor 10A3-like, with the translated sequence MLSTTGMKRQNQSSVVEFILLGFSNFPELQEQLFGVFLAVYLVTLMGNAIIIIIICFEQRLHVPMYLFLQNLSVVDVSFSAVIMPEMLVVLTREKTSISFMSCFAQMYFILFFGGTECFLLGTMAYDRFAAICHPLSYPMIMNKRVFMKLVMFSWVSGIMVATVQTTWVFSFPFCGPNEINHLFCETPPVLELACADTFLFEIYAFTGTILIVMVPFVLILLSYIRILFAILRMPSATGRQKAFSTCASHLTSVTLFYGTASMTYLQPKSAYSPETKKLMSLSYSLLTPLLNPLIYSFRNSEMKRALMKLWRRRVDIHAF